A window from Citrus sinensis cultivar Valencia sweet orange chromosome 3, DVS_A1.0, whole genome shotgun sequence encodes these proteins:
- the LOC127900655 gene encoding uncharacterized protein LOC127900655: MDQYHYDSSPESSEPETACESNRSESHSSSSSTNSTSTSTDSESEYADITSILMATKPEDLSASTSTPIVEDNSSNDEHKASNTKPVPPMSPPAHDHSTKLYSASWFTFDDIPRHKWSTRLQEFAAWIDL; encoded by the coding sequence ATGGATCAGTATCATTACGACTCATCTCCTGAATCCTCTGAACCAGAAACAGCATGTGAGTCCAATCGATCAGAGTCACACTCATCCTCCTCATCCACAAATTCCACCAGTACCTCCACTGATTCTGAATCAGAATATGCTGACATTACAAGCATATTGATGGCAACTAAACCTGAAGATCTTAGTGCTTCAACTTCTACACCAATTGTTGAAGACAATTCTTCTAATGATGAGCATAAAGCATCTAACACAAAACCAGTGCCACCTATGTCACCACCAGCTCATGATCACTCCACAAAACTATATTCAGCATcttggttcacatttgatgacattccccgTCACAAATGGTCTACtagacttcaagaatttgctgcATGGATTGATCTCTAA